From Oncorhynchus tshawytscha isolate Ot180627B linkage group LG27, Otsh_v2.0, whole genome shotgun sequence, a single genomic window includes:
- the LOC112236130 gene encoding F-box/LRR-repeat protein 20 produces the protein MGKEVNGVSRSRFEMFSNSDEAVINKKLPKELLLRIFSFLDVVTLCRCAQVSRSWNVLALDGSNWQRIDLFDFQRDIEGRVVENISKRCGGFLRKLSLRGCLGVGDSALRTFSQNCRNIELLSLNGCTKITDSTCNSLSKFCPKLKHLDLASCTSITNLSLKALSEGCPLLEQLNISWCDQVTKDGIQALVRCCPGLKGLFLKGCTQLEDEALKHIGAHCPELVTLNLQTCSQITDEGLITICRGCHHLQSLCVSGCANITDAILHALGLNCPRLRILEVARCSQLTDVGFTTLARNCHELEKMDLEECVQITDGTLIQLSIHCPRLQVLSLSHCELITDDGIRHLGSGPCAHDRLEVIELDNCPLITDASLEHLKTCHSLDRIELYDCQQITRAGIKRLRTHLPNIKVHAYFAPVTPPPSVGGSRQRFCRCCILL, from the exons AATCTTCTCCTTTCTGGATGTGGTGACACTCTGTCGCTGTGCCCAGGTCTCACGG tcgtGGAATGTGCTCGCCCTGGACGGCAGTAATTGGCAGAGAATTGACCTTTTCGACTTTCAGAGAGATATTGAG GGGCGAGTGGTGGAGAACATTTCGAAACGATGTGGGGGATTCCTGAGGAAGTTGAGTCTGAGGGGCTGTCTGGGGGTGGGGGACAGCGCTCTGAG aacctTCTCCCAGAACTGCAGGAATATTGAGCTGCTTAGTTTGAATGGCTGCACCAAGATTACTGACAG CACATGTAATAGCCTCAGTAAGTTCTGTCCCAAGCTCAAGCATTTGGACCTCGCGTCCTGTACCTCAATCACCAACCTGTCACTCAAAGCACTTAG CGAGGGCTGTCCTCTTTTAGAGCAGCTCAACATCTCGTGGTGTGACCAGGTGACTAAGGATGGCATCCAGGCTTTGGTACGATGCTGTCCCGGACTCAAAGGCCTTTTCCTCAAGGGCTGCACACAG TTGGAGGATGAAGCACTGAAGCACATTGGTGCACACTGTCCAGAGCTGGTCACTCTCAACTTACAGACATGTTCG CAGATCACAGACGAAGGTCTCATTACTATATGCCGGGGCTGTCACCATCTGCAGTCGCTGTGTGTCTCAGGTTGTGCCAACATCACAGACGCCATCCTCCACGCCTTGGGACTGAACTGCCCGCGCCTCAG AATATTAGAGGTGGCTCGCTGCTCTCAGCTCACAGATGTGGGCTTCACTACACTGGCAAGG AATTGTCATGAGCTGGAAAAGATGGACCTGGAAGAGTGTGTGCAG ATCACGGACGGCACACTTATCCAGTTGTCCATCCACTGCCCTCGTCTGCAAGTTCTG AGCCTGTCTCACTGTGAGCTGATTACTGATGATGGCATCAGACATCTGGGCAGCGGGCCCTGTGCCCACGACCGGCTGGAGGTGATAGAGCTGGACAACTGCCCCCTGATCACGGACGCCTCGCTGGAGCACCTGAAGACCTGCCACAGCCTGGACCGCATCGAGCTCTACGACTGCCAGCAGATCACCCGCGCAGGCATTAAGAGACTAAGG accCATCTACCTAACATCAAAGTGCACGCGTATTTCGCCCCAGTCACCCCACCCCCCTCGGTCGGGGGGAGTCGCCAGAGATTCTGTCGTTGCTGTATCCTGCTATGA